The following coding sequences lie in one Streptomyces venezuelae genomic window:
- a CDS encoding RNA polymerase sigma factor, which translates to MPRDDGLLAVRAAEGDEEAFEQLVRRHAPGLLRLATRLLGSRTEAEDAVQDSFVSAWRKMPEFRRDARFGTWMHRIVTNRCLNVLRARRPALDLGEVPEPQAPEHEASPARVAESHAAVADLGRAMEGLSAEQRVCWVLRELNGLPYDTIAETVGISPEAVRGRVFRARRHLTEAMAAWR; encoded by the coding sequence GTGCCGCGCGACGACGGGTTGCTGGCCGTACGGGCCGCCGAGGGCGACGAAGAGGCCTTCGAGCAGCTCGTGCGCCGTCATGCGCCCGGCCTGCTGCGGCTCGCCACGCGGCTGCTGGGGAGCCGGACGGAGGCCGAGGACGCGGTGCAGGACTCCTTCGTGAGCGCCTGGCGCAAGATGCCGGAGTTCCGCAGGGACGCCCGGTTCGGCACGTGGATGCACCGCATCGTCACCAACCGGTGCCTGAACGTGCTGCGGGCCCGCCGCCCCGCCCTCGACCTGGGCGAGGTGCCCGAACCGCAGGCTCCGGAGCACGAGGCGTCCCCGGCCAGGGTCGCCGAGTCGCACGCGGCCGTGGCGGACCTCGGCAGGGCGATGGAGGGACTGTCAGCGGAACAGCGCGTGTGCTGGGTGCTGCGCGAGCTCAACGGCCTCCCCTACGACACCATCGCCGAGACGGTGGGCATCAGCCCGGAGGCGGTCAGGGGCCGCGTCTTCCGGGCGCGGCGCCATCTGACGGAGGCGATGGCCGCATGGCGCTGA
- a CDS encoding Asp23/Gls24 family envelope stress response protein, with protein MTERLASSAALAEAVQEAVLGTRGVAFLRPGLADLFRAAAPLRRGAGAAPRSSAVRISRDKAGAGWHAEIYVVLRRGHRALDVTRELRAAVTETLERLTGELSRVSVTVTGRV; from the coding sequence GTGACGGAACGACTCGCTTCCAGTGCCGCGTTGGCCGAGGCCGTCCAGGAGGCCGTCCTCGGCACCCGGGGCGTCGCCTTCCTGCGCCCGGGCCTCGCCGACCTCTTCCGCGCCGCCGCCCCGCTGCGACGGGGCGCCGGCGCGGCCCCGCGCTCCTCGGCGGTCCGCATCAGCCGCGACAAGGCGGGCGCCGGCTGGCACGCGGAGATCTACGTCGTCCTGCGCCGCGGCCACCGCGCCCTCGACGTCACCCGCGAGCTGCGCGCCGCGGTGACGGAGACGCTGGAGCGGCTGACCGGAGAGCTGTCACGCGTCTCGGTGACGGTGACGGGACGCGTGTGA
- a CDS encoding rodlin — protein sequence MIKKVMAAAAVTASVVGMSAAAAPTALATGDDSSTETMSGNNAMQSFGNSATYGNMSPQMALIQGSLNKPCIGLPVKGNIQNIVALVNVGIQDIPILSAPQTQQCTENSTQAKGDEPLSHVLDDLALLAGNGAHNS from the coding sequence GTGATCAAGAAGGTTATGGCTGCAGCTGCGGTCACGGCTTCCGTCGTCGGCATGTCGGCCGCGGCAGCGCCCACGGCTCTCGCCACCGGCGACGACAGCAGCACCGAGACCATGAGCGGCAACAACGCCATGCAGTCGTTCGGCAACTCCGCGACGTACGGCAACATGAGCCCGCAGATGGCGCTCATCCAGGGTTCGCTCAACAAGCCCTGCATCGGCCTCCCGGTCAAGGGCAACATCCAGAACATCGTCGCCCTGGTCAACGTCGGCATTCAGGACATCCCGATCCTCTCGGCGCCGCAGACCCAGCAGTGCACCGAGAACTCGACCCAGGCCAAGGGCGACGAGCCGCTGTCGCACGTCCTGGACGACCTCGCGCTCCTGGCGGGCAACGGCGCCCACAACAGCTGA
- a CDS encoding NAD(P)-binding domain-containing protein, with amino-acid sequence MHDLLIVGAGPYGLSVASHAAAAGLDVRIFGRPMASWRDHMPRGMFLKSEPWASDLSDPAGRFGLAAYCARENLPAEHGRPLPIEHFASYGLWFAEQASPPVDERLIASVRAVPDGYEARTEDGELHHARAVALAVGVLPFTEIPRAVRGLGAEHVSHSSHHADLAGFRDRDVTVLGAGQAALETAALLAEQGTRVRILARSPRVEWNTVPPAWQRPWWESLRAPHTGLGCGWRNKFYADTPGLFRLLPEPARARVAADALGPAGAWWIRDRVEPRVEVRVGHRVATAEAVGGRVRVNTVAAGGGGLSFATDHVIAATGFRATTDRIGVLPPELRGALRSLSDGTPYVSDRFESSRPGLFLAGLTTASSFGPAMRFVYGAAFTAERLVRGVERHVRRGRRTTLPVQSYDEHAPRTAAAAR; translated from the coding sequence ATGCATGACCTGCTGATTGTCGGAGCGGGCCCCTACGGCCTCTCGGTCGCCTCGCACGCCGCGGCGGCCGGCCTGGACGTACGGATCTTCGGCAGGCCCATGGCGTCCTGGCGGGACCACATGCCGCGCGGCATGTTCCTGAAGTCGGAGCCGTGGGCGTCCGACCTGTCCGACCCCGCGGGCCGCTTCGGCCTGGCCGCGTACTGCGCCCGCGAGAACCTGCCCGCCGAGCACGGCAGACCCCTCCCCATCGAGCACTTCGCGTCCTACGGCCTCTGGTTCGCCGAGCAGGCGTCCCCGCCCGTCGACGAACGCCTCATCGCCTCCGTGCGGGCCGTCCCCGACGGCTACGAGGCACGGACCGAGGACGGCGAGCTCCACCACGCGCGGGCGGTCGCCCTCGCCGTGGGCGTACTGCCCTTCACCGAGATCCCCCGCGCCGTCCGCGGCCTCGGCGCCGAGCACGTCTCGCACAGCAGCCACCACGCCGACCTCGCGGGCTTCCGCGACCGGGACGTGACGGTGCTCGGCGCCGGGCAGGCCGCCCTGGAGACCGCCGCGCTCCTGGCCGAGCAGGGCACCCGGGTGCGGATCCTCGCCCGGTCGCCGCGCGTGGAATGGAACACCGTGCCGCCCGCCTGGCAGCGGCCGTGGTGGGAGTCGCTGCGGGCCCCGCACACCGGCCTCGGCTGCGGCTGGCGCAACAAGTTCTACGCCGACACCCCCGGCCTCTTCCGGCTGCTCCCCGAACCGGCCCGCGCCCGCGTCGCCGCCGACGCGCTGGGCCCGGCCGGGGCGTGGTGGATCAGGGACCGCGTCGAACCGCGCGTCGAGGTGCGCGTCGGCCACCGGGTCGCGACGGCCGAGGCCGTCGGCGGCCGCGTCCGGGTCAACACCGTCGCCGCCGGCGGCGGAGGCCTGAGCTTCGCGACCGACCACGTCATCGCCGCCACCGGCTTCCGCGCCACGACCGACCGCATCGGCGTCCTGCCCCCGGAGCTCCGCGGCGCCCTGCGCTCCCTCTCCGACGGCACGCCCTACGTCAGCGACCGCTTCGAAAGCTCGCGGCCCGGCCTCTTCCTCGCGGGCCTGACGACCGCGTCGAGCTTCGGCCCCGCCATGCGCTTCGTGTACGGGGCCGCGTTCACCGCCGAACGTCTGGTGCGGGGCGTCGAACGGCACGTACGGCGCGGACGTCGCACGACCCTGCCGGTCCAGTCGTACGACGAGCACGCGCCGAGGACGGCGGCGGCCGCACGCTGA
- a CDS encoding chaplin, translating to MRQALSKGMLSAAAATSILSLSGASAFAAGGASGQAADSPGFLSGNNVQAPVEVPVNVCGNSANGVGAGNPAFGNSCGSSSPAHPGHSHAGPSHSGPEASRSGYGDSARSTDSAGSSAVGDAAHSPGVGAGNNAKAPADVPVHACGNTADVVAGLSPVMGNGCNAEGGVGTGTPHHPDRPGRPQHHQQPPSGTVPPAGHTPEGRDTHPRAMPPGHPGAPRHSDVSSSTTSGHTPHGDRAARPVHAASAHGTSAPGDLLAATGADDRLLGAAGVSAAMLLGGAILYRRGMASPRR from the coding sequence TTGCGACAGGCCCTCAGCAAAGGAATGCTCTCCGCCGCGGCGGCCACGAGCATCCTGTCCCTGTCCGGCGCCTCCGCGTTCGCGGCCGGTGGGGCGAGCGGACAGGCAGCGGATTCGCCAGGCTTTTTGTCGGGCAACAACGTGCAGGCGCCGGTGGAGGTGCCGGTGAACGTCTGCGGCAACAGTGCGAACGGCGTGGGGGCCGGCAACCCGGCCTTCGGCAACTCGTGCGGTTCCTCTTCCCCCGCGCATCCCGGCCATTCACACGCCGGTCCTTCGCATTCCGGGCCCGAGGCGTCGCGCTCCGGCTACGGCGACTCCGCCCGCTCCACGGACTCCGCCGGCTCCTCCGCCGTCGGTGACGCGGCCCACTCGCCCGGTGTGGGCGCGGGCAACAACGCGAAGGCGCCCGCCGACGTGCCGGTGCACGCCTGCGGCAACACCGCCGACGTGGTGGCCGGTCTCTCTCCCGTCATGGGCAACGGCTGCAACGCCGAAGGCGGCGTCGGCACCGGCACCCCGCACCACCCCGACCGGCCCGGTCGGCCCCAGCACCACCAGCAACCTCCGTCCGGCACCGTCCCCCCGGCCGGACACACCCCGGAGGGGCGCGACACGCACCCCCGGGCGATGCCCCCGGGCCACCCCGGCGCCCCCAGGCACTCCGACGTGTCCTCGTCCACCACGTCGGGCCACACGCCGCACGGCGACCGGGCCGCACGGCCGGTCCACGCAGCGTCGGCCCACGGCACATCGGCCCCCGGCGACCTGCTCGCGGCGACCGGCGCGGACGACAGGCTGCTCGGCGCGGCGGGAGTCAGCGCGGCCATGCTGCTCGGCGGCGCGATCCTGTACCGGCGGGGAATGGCATCTCCCCGGCGCTGA
- a CDS encoding ATP-binding protein, with amino-acid sequence MTTDSTQETRILTRPRTPAAARDVVRALLRQGQGDASEMAVDDAVLVTSELVTNALRHGGGLRGFECRVRPGFVEIAVEDGSDVVPRSRPRTSLLMSGGHGWPSVCQLADNVSVTHLPEGGKCIVARVPLAA; translated from the coding sequence GTGACAACCGACAGCACGCAGGAAACCCGCATCCTCACCCGCCCCCGCACCCCGGCAGCCGCCCGGGACGTCGTACGCGCACTACTGCGCCAGGGGCAGGGCGACGCCAGCGAAATGGCAGTCGACGACGCGGTTCTGGTGACCTCCGAACTGGTCACCAACGCGCTCAGGCACGGAGGCGGCCTGCGCGGATTCGAGTGCCGTGTGCGGCCCGGCTTCGTCGAGATCGCCGTCGAGGACGGCAGCGACGTGGTCCCGCGGTCCCGCCCGCGCACCAGCCTCCTCATGAGCGGCGGACACGGCTGGCCATCCGTGTGCCAGCTGGCCGACAATGTGTCCGTGACACATCTTCCCGAGGGCGGGAAGTGCATCGTCGCCCGCGTACCGCTGGCCGCGTGA
- a CDS encoding chaplin, producing the protein MALSMGAPAFADAGAEGAAVGSPGVISGNNVQVPIHVPVNVCGNTVDIIALLNPAFGNQCAND; encoded by the coding sequence ATGGCCCTGAGCATGGGCGCTCCGGCATTCGCCGACGCAGGCGCGGAGGGCGCGGCCGTGGGCTCCCCGGGCGTCATCTCCGGCAACAACGTTCAGGTGCCGATCCACGTTCCCGTCAACGTGTGCGGGAACACCGTCGACATCATCGCGCTGCTGAACCCGGCGTTCGGCAACCAGTGCGCGAACGACTGA
- a CDS encoding rodlin, whose amino-acid sequence MLKKAMATAAAAVAVSAGIAAPAMAIGNDSGTESMSGNGASQSFGNSATKGDMSPQLSLVQGSLNKPCIGLPAKLNIQNIVALVNVGVQDIPILSAPQTQQCTENSTQAKGDEPLSHLLDDLSLLAGNGEHNG is encoded by the coding sequence ATGCTTAAGAAGGCTATGGCGACGGCAGCAGCCGCCGTCGCCGTTTCCGCTGGTATCGCCGCCCCCGCGATGGCCATCGGCAACGACAGCGGCACCGAGTCGATGAGCGGCAACGGCGCGAGCCAGTCGTTCGGCAACTCGGCGACCAAGGGTGACATGAGCCCGCAGCTGTCCCTGGTCCAGGGCTCGCTGAACAAGCCCTGCATCGGTCTCCCGGCCAAGCTCAACATCCAGAACATCGTCGCGCTGGTCAACGTCGGCGTTCAGGACATCCCGATCCTCTCGGCGCCGCAGACCCAGCAGTGCACCGAGAACTCGACCCAGGCCAAGGGCGACGAGCCGCTGTCGCACCTCCTGGACGACCTCTCGCTGCTGGCCGGCAACGGCGAGCACAACGGCTGA
- a CDS encoding Asp23/Gls24 family envelope stress response protein gives MATQESTSKTASTASHGAEQGFTGAVQTVPGSTTVTGRTGAAEPAATRGKTSIADVVVVKIAGTAAREIPGVHDMGGGLSRTIGAVRDRVPGGRPNVGRGVKVEVGERQTAIDLDIVVEYGVPITDVAHEVRENVIAAVERITGLEVVEVNVAVNDVRLPDDDSADSAGETRVE, from the coding sequence ATGGCGACTCAGGAGAGCACTTCGAAGACGGCCTCGACGGCGTCACACGGCGCCGAACAGGGCTTCACCGGCGCCGTGCAGACCGTGCCGGGCAGCACCACCGTGACGGGCCGCACCGGGGCCGCCGAACCGGCCGCGACCCGCGGCAAGACGTCCATCGCCGACGTGGTGGTGGTGAAGATCGCCGGTACGGCCGCCCGGGAGATCCCCGGCGTGCACGACATGGGCGGCGGGCTCTCGCGCACGATAGGCGCCGTCCGGGACCGGGTCCCCGGCGGGCGCCCCAACGTCGGCCGGGGCGTGAAGGTCGAGGTCGGCGAGCGGCAGACGGCGATCGACCTGGACATCGTCGTCGAGTACGGCGTGCCCATCACCGACGTCGCCCACGAGGTCCGCGAGAACGTCATCGCCGCCGTGGAGCGCATCACCGGGCTCGAGGTCGTCGAGGTCAACGTCGCCGTCAACGACGTACGACTGCCCGACGACGACAGCGCGGACTCCGCCGGCGAGACG
- a CDS encoding Asp23/Gls24 family envelope stress response protein, producing the protein MALNEEHGPMTDEPTTDGPDERLPCGRALWDVWERAESGGRDPHAEACPHCTEALRTLWRLEDVVSAAREGDREGDPREYESDASALVGRVMDVVRLELRPGRTLPLGEAAEDLWIVEAAAARTVRAAAESLPGVRAGSCRIEALAQEGAAPASRWPRGPVHIRAEVAVALTWNLQEVAERVRGAILEAVDTELGMRVAAVDVTVADLLDEAADDDGDTTEGRLP; encoded by the coding sequence ATGGCGCTGAACGAGGAGCACGGGCCGATGACGGACGAACCGACCACGGACGGACCCGACGAACGGCTCCCCTGCGGCCGTGCGCTGTGGGACGTCTGGGAGCGCGCGGAGAGCGGCGGCCGCGATCCGCACGCCGAGGCCTGCCCGCACTGCACCGAGGCGCTGCGCACGCTGTGGCGCCTGGAGGACGTGGTGTCCGCCGCGCGGGAGGGGGACCGCGAGGGCGATCCGCGGGAGTACGAGTCCGACGCGTCCGCGCTCGTCGGCCGCGTCATGGACGTGGTCCGTCTCGAACTGCGGCCGGGGCGCACGCTTCCGCTGGGCGAGGCGGCGGAGGACCTGTGGATCGTGGAGGCGGCCGCCGCCAGGACCGTCCGCGCGGCCGCCGAGTCCCTGCCGGGGGTACGGGCGGGCAGCTGCCGCATCGAGGCGCTCGCCCAGGAGGGCGCCGCCCCCGCGAGCCGGTGGCCGCGCGGGCCCGTGCACATCCGCGCGGAGGTGGCCGTGGCCCTCACCTGGAACCTCCAGGAGGTCGCCGAGCGGGTCCGCGGCGCGATCCTGGAGGCGGTCGACACCGAACTGGGCATGCGCGTCGCGGCCGTCGACGTGACGGTCGCCGACCTCCTCGACGAAGCCGCCGACGACGACGGCGACACCACGGAAGGACGGCTCCCGTGA